A stretch of Myceligenerans xiligouense DNA encodes these proteins:
- a CDS encoding S1C family serine protease: MNTEQNPSTPQGQEPEAADAVAPQQPRTPAASTPAAAARAAQVPAAGAEPAQAPEAQWPEAQAPEAQWPEAERTQQLPAQGPAAGREAAAVPPPAGGPATGRAFETGSWAAQGHAPADAGRQESRPAGHGPLSDTTTAFGNPYAAPATATTRRPDRRWVPVVSAAAVAALLASAGTAGAIALLDDDTQAVSLADVGRSDQQAVPVSSNGDAPDWQAVTSAVSDSVVSIQVATQQGEGEGSGVVIDADGHILTNNHVVSGAQQVQVTLADGRLFEAEVVGTDPATDLAVVRLTDAPEDLTAATLGDSDAVAVGDAVMAVGNPLGLANTATTGIVSALDRPVSASSQGGGDVVVTNAVQTDAAVNPGNSGGPLFNASGEVIGINSSILTLSSSTQQSGSIGLGFAIPSNLASSVSDQLIDDGSAEHAFLGVSLSDGTATADGVTRLGARVEEVVAGSPAEEAGLEAGDVVVAIGEDPVDGRESLTAFVREHAAGEEVTLTVVRDGDTRQVTTGLAVRDDQGLAEQDQNVPGQGGMPGQGDSDGSGSGSSDQTDPGNIPDWLRDLFGN; encoded by the coding sequence GTGAACACCGAGCAGAACCCCAGTACCCCGCAGGGCCAGGAGCCGGAGGCGGCCGACGCCGTCGCACCGCAGCAGCCGCGGACCCCCGCTGCCTCGACGCCCGCCGCGGCGGCCCGGGCGGCACAGGTCCCCGCCGCCGGAGCGGAGCCGGCGCAGGCGCCGGAAGCGCAGTGGCCGGAAGCGCAGGCGCCGGAGGCGCAGTGGCCGGAGGCGGAGCGCACGCAGCAGCTTCCCGCGCAGGGGCCGGCCGCCGGACGCGAGGCGGCGGCCGTGCCCCCGCCCGCCGGCGGTCCGGCGACTGGCCGGGCCTTCGAGACCGGGTCGTGGGCGGCGCAGGGCCACGCCCCGGCCGACGCCGGACGGCAGGAGTCCCGCCCGGCCGGCCACGGACCGTTGTCGGACACCACGACGGCGTTCGGGAACCCCTACGCCGCACCGGCGACCGCGACGACGCGTCGGCCGGACCGACGCTGGGTCCCCGTGGTGAGCGCGGCGGCGGTGGCGGCGCTTCTCGCCAGCGCGGGTACGGCGGGGGCGATCGCGCTGCTGGACGACGACACGCAGGCGGTGTCGCTGGCGGACGTCGGCCGGTCGGACCAGCAGGCGGTACCGGTCTCGTCGAACGGCGACGCGCCGGACTGGCAGGCCGTCACGTCCGCCGTCTCGGACTCCGTGGTCTCGATCCAGGTGGCCACGCAGCAGGGTGAGGGTGAGGGTTCCGGCGTCGTCATCGACGCGGACGGGCACATCCTCACGAACAACCACGTGGTCTCCGGCGCTCAGCAGGTGCAGGTCACGCTGGCAGACGGACGACTCTTCGAGGCGGAGGTCGTCGGGACGGACCCGGCGACGGACCTCGCCGTCGTGCGACTCACCGATGCGCCGGAGGACCTGACCGCCGCGACACTCGGCGACTCCGACGCGGTCGCCGTGGGCGACGCGGTGATGGCGGTGGGCAACCCGCTGGGTCTCGCGAACACCGCGACCACGGGCATCGTCTCGGCGCTCGACCGCCCGGTGTCGGCGTCGTCGCAGGGCGGGGGTGACGTCGTGGTCACGAACGCCGTGCAGACGGACGCGGCCGTGAACCCCGGCAACTCGGGAGGCCCGCTGTTCAACGCGTCGGGCGAGGTCATCGGGATCAACTCGTCCATCCTGACCCTGTCGAGCTCCACGCAGCAGTCCGGGTCGATCGGGCTCGGGTTCGCGATCCCGTCGAACCTGGCGTCGAGCGTCAGTGACCAGCTGATCGACGACGGTTCGGCCGAGCACGCGTTCCTGGGCGTGTCGCTCTCGGACGGCACGGCGACGGCCGACGGCGTGACGCGGCTCGGCGCGCGGGTCGAGGAGGTCGTGGCGGGTTCGCCGGCCGAGGAGGCCGGGCTCGAGGCCGGTGACGTGGTGGTCGCGATCGGCGAGGACCCGGTGGACGGCCGCGAGTCGCTGACCGCTTTCGTGCGGGAGCACGCCGCGGGCGAGGAGGTCACCCTCACGGTGGTGCGCGACGGCGACACCCGGCAGGTCACCACGGGCCTCGCGGTGCGGGACGACCAGGGGCTCGCGGAGCAGGACCAGAACGTGCCGGGCCAGGGCGGCATGCCCGGCCAGGGCGACTCCGACGGCTCCGGCTCCGGCAGCTCGGACCAGACGGACCCGGGCAACATCCCGGACTGGCTGCGGGACCTGTTCGGGAACTGA
- a CDS encoding 1,4-dihydroxy-2-naphthoyl-CoA synthase — protein MSSTDRAETPSAQPQLPRQVSETFDPRRWREVTGFEDLTDMTYHRGHDHVTGRDLPVVRVAFDRPEVRNAFRPHTVDELYRVLDHARMTSDVGTVLLTGNGPSPKDAGWAFCSGGDQRIRGRSGYRYTTAPDGGGEVATADAVDPARAGRLHILEVQRLIRTMPKVVVAVVDGWAAGGGHSLHVVCDLTIACREHGKFKQTDADVGSFDGGYGSAYLARQVGQKRAREIFFLAREYSADDAERWGAVNEVAEHADLEELAVDYARVIASKSPQAVRMLKFAFNLPDDGINGQQVFAGEATRLAYMTDEAVEGRDAFLERRDPDWSRFPYYF, from the coding sequence GTGAGTAGCACCGACCGAGCCGAGACCCCGTCCGCGCAGCCGCAGCTTCCCCGCCAGGTGTCCGAGACCTTCGACCCGCGGCGGTGGCGGGAGGTCACCGGGTTCGAGGATCTCACCGACATGACCTACCACCGCGGGCACGACCACGTGACGGGGCGTGACCTGCCCGTCGTGCGTGTCGCGTTCGACCGTCCCGAGGTCCGGAACGCTTTCCGCCCGCACACCGTGGACGAGCTGTACCGGGTGCTGGACCACGCGCGCATGACGTCGGACGTCGGCACCGTCCTCCTGACGGGTAACGGCCCGTCGCCCAAGGACGCCGGGTGGGCCTTCTGCAGCGGCGGCGACCAGCGCATCCGGGGCCGGTCGGGGTACCGGTACACGACGGCCCCCGACGGTGGTGGTGAGGTCGCCACGGCGGACGCCGTCGATCCGGCCCGCGCGGGCCGCCTGCACATCCTGGAGGTGCAGCGCCTGATCCGGACGATGCCGAAGGTGGTGGTCGCCGTCGTGGACGGCTGGGCGGCCGGCGGGGGGCACTCGCTGCACGTGGTGTGCGACCTGACGATCGCGTGCCGCGAGCACGGGAAGTTCAAGCAGACGGACGCGGACGTGGGTTCGTTCGACGGCGGCTACGGTTCGGCGTACCTGGCCCGCCAGGTGGGGCAGAAGCGGGCGCGGGAGATCTTCTTCCTGGCCCGGGAGTACTCCGCCGACGACGCCGAACGCTGGGGCGCGGTCAACGAGGTCGCGGAGCACGCCGACCTGGAGGAGCTCGCCGTCGACTACGCGCGCGTCATCGCGTCGAAGTCGCCGCAGGCGGTCCGCATGCTGAAGTTCGCGTTCAACCTGCCCGACGACGGCATCAACGGCCAGCAGGTCTTCGCCGGCGAGGCGACCCGGCTCGCGTACATGACGGACGAGGCGGTCGAGGGGCGCGACGCCTTCCTGGAGCGCCGTGACCCCGACTGGAGCCGGTTCCCGTACTACTTCTGA
- a CDS encoding o-succinylbenzoate synthase, with protein sequence MHDTIVWSTPLRTRFRGLDTRDGMLIRGDAGWGELSPFWDYDDAESATWLRAAREAADTGWPAPVRDTVPVNVTVPAVEPEQARAIVLASGGCRTAKIKVAQRLPGGDVEPLSTEQARVEAVRSAFDELLADDDGPGSPSEPPADRTGEPASATARRPGARIRIDANGGWSLDEALRRLPVLDRAAGGDGRSGSTHGLEYVEQPCASVEDLAAVRRAQHVPVAADESIRRAEDPLRVVRLEAADVVVLKVAPLGGVRACLDLAEQVGLPVVVSSALESSVGLAAGVALAAALPDLPHACGLATAQLLVHDVVAAPLLPVDGAIPVRRPSPDPAALARATAPRDVADRWRARYHRLAQVLDTADAVGSAAG encoded by the coding sequence GTGCACGACACCATCGTCTGGTCCACGCCCCTGCGCACCCGCTTCCGCGGCCTCGACACCCGCGACGGGATGCTGATCCGCGGCGACGCCGGCTGGGGCGAACTCTCCCCCTTCTGGGACTACGACGACGCCGAGTCCGCCACCTGGCTGCGCGCCGCCCGCGAGGCCGCCGACACCGGCTGGCCCGCACCCGTCCGCGACACCGTCCCCGTCAACGTCACCGTCCCCGCCGTCGAGCCCGAACAGGCCCGGGCGATCGTGCTCGCCTCCGGCGGCTGCCGCACCGCCAAGATCAAGGTCGCCCAACGCCTCCCCGGCGGGGACGTCGAACCCCTCTCCACCGAACAGGCCCGCGTCGAGGCGGTCCGATCCGCCTTCGACGAGCTGCTCGCCGACGACGACGGACCCGGCTCCCCGAGCGAACCACCCGCGGACCGCACCGGGGAACCCGCGAGCGCCACCGCGCGCCGGCCCGGCGCGCGGATCCGGATCGACGCCAACGGCGGCTGGAGCCTGGACGAGGCGCTGCGCCGCCTCCCCGTCCTCGACCGGGCCGCCGGCGGGGACGGACGATCCGGGAGCACCCACGGCCTGGAGTACGTCGAGCAGCCGTGCGCGTCCGTCGAGGACCTCGCCGCGGTGCGCCGCGCCCAGCACGTCCCCGTCGCCGCCGACGAGTCGATCCGCCGCGCCGAGGATCCCCTGCGGGTCGTGCGGCTGGAGGCCGCGGACGTCGTGGTGCTCAAGGTCGCGCCGCTCGGCGGCGTGCGCGCGTGCCTCGACCTGGCCGAACAGGTCGGGCTGCCCGTGGTGGTCTCCTCCGCGCTGGAGTCCTCGGTCGGGCTGGCGGCGGGCGTGGCGCTCGCGGCGGCGCTCCCGGACCTCCCCCACGCGTGCGGCCTCGCCACCGCACAGCTCCTGGTGCACGACGTCGTCGCGGCCCCCTTGCTGCCGGTCGACGGGGCGATCCCGGTCCGCCGCCCGTCCCCCGACCCGGCCGCGCTCGCCCGGGCCACCGCACCCCGCGACGTCGCCGACCGCTGGCGCGCCCGGTACCACCGCCTCGCCCAGGTCCTCGACACGGCCGACGCCGTGGGCTCCGCCGCCGGCTGA